Genomic DNA from Pistricoccus aurantiacus:
TCGCCGATAGCGCCATCAACCGTGCCTTGATGTCGTCGGGCAAGACCGGAGGCAGACGTGTCAACAGCGCCCGCGCGCAAACCATCACGCCGCTGCTGCGCAACGTGGTGCTGGTGACCATCATAATCATCGCGGTGATCGTCGCCCTGGCCAATCTCGGAGTGAACGTGACGCCGCTGCTGGCCGGTGCCGGTGTCATCGGCCTGGCCATCGGTTTCGGCGCCCAGACCCTGGTGCAGGACTTGATCACCGGGCTGTTCATCCTGGTGGAGGATTCTCTGGCGGTGGACGACTTCGTCAAGCTTGGCGATTTCATGGGTACCGTGGAAAGCCTGACCATGCGGACCGTGCGCCTGCGAGATCTCGACGGCGTGGTGCATATCATTCCCTTCAGCGAGATCAAGTCGATTCACAACATGTCCCGGCAGTTCGGCATCGCGCTGATGTATCTGCGCATTCCGCATACCATGAAGATCGACGACGCCATCACCCTGATGCGCGAGGTGGCGGACGATTTGCGCAAGGATCCGGTAATGCGCCATCTGATCTGGTCGCCCATGGAATCCCAGGGCATTCAGCGTTTCGAGGAGGGCGCGGCGGTGCTGCGTATTCGCATGCGCACCTCGCCGGAATACCAGTGGGACGTCATGCGCGCCTTCAATCTACGTCTCAAGCGACGCATGGAGGCGGACGGCCTGGATATCGCCATGCCGCGCATGAGCGTGCAGATGGAGGGGGAGCGTATTTCCCCGGACGGCGAGCGCGCCGTCGAGGAGCGCAAGGCCCAGGCGCGTCGAGCCGGGGAGTTCGGCATCGCCGATCCCAATCGTGACATCACCGCCAGCGGCGCCTCGCCGGACCCGGGACGTTGAGGGTGCCGGCCATCATTGGCACTTTAATCATTAGGTTCTATGGTAATTAGGTTCTAGGGTAATCAGGTTCTATGATCAATAGACGCTAAACGCAGCATGAAAACTCACGACACGGATAAGTCAGGAGGCAGTATGTATACCGTCAGCGATTTCGTCATCGATCGGATGATCGAATGGGATCTGCATCATTTCTACGGTTACCCCGGCGATGGTATCGGCGGCTTCGACGGTGCCCTTGAGCGTGCGGAGCGCGACGACAAGGCGTTTCGTTATCTACGCGCCACTCACGAGGAGATGGTCGGCCTGATGGCCTGCGCCCACGCCAAGTTCACCGGTGAGGTCGGGGTGGGCATCGTCACCTCCGGTCCCGGGGCAATCCACCTGATGAACGGGCTTTACGATGCCTACGGCGACAACCAGCCGATGGTGGCCATCGTCGGTCAGCAGGGGCGGATGTCCCTGGGAAGCGAAAGCCAGCAGGAAATCAACCTGGAGCGCATGTACGCGGACGTGGCGGAGTTCGTGCAGACCGTCACCACGCCGATGCACGCGCAGATGGTGGTGGACAAGGCGATTCGTGTCGCCAAGGCCTATCGCAAGCCCACGGTGGTGATCATTCCCGCGGACGTGCAAAACCTCAAGATGGAGATACCGGATCGTCAGCACTGGGTATCCCGAAGCGGCGTGGGTCATCCTTCGCAACGGCTGACACCGCCGGAAGATGAACTCCGGCGCGCGGCGGAAGTGCTCAATTCCGGCAAGAAAGTCGCCATGCTGGTGGGGCAGGGGGCGCTGGGCGCCACGGACGAGGTGCTGGCGGTGGCGGAAAAGCTCGGCGCCGGTATCATCACCGCGCTGCTCGGCAAAGCCGTGGTGCCGGGCAACGTGCCGTATCACACTCAGCAGCTCGGCCTGCTGGGTTCCAAGCCCAGCTACGACATGATGGAGGAATGCGACACCCTGCTGATGATCGGCAGCAACCATCCCTATCCGGAATTCCTGCCCAAGACCGGCCAGGCGCGGGGCGTTCAGATCGATCTCTCGCCCAAGCACCTGAGCCTGCGCTATCCCATGGAAGTCAATCTGTGGGGAGACGCCAGGACGACGCTGGCAGCGCTGCTGCCACACCTCGTGCAGCACGAGGATCGCCGCTGGCAGCAGAAGATCATCGAGGGCATGAAGACCTGGGACGAGATCACCGAGCGTCAGGCGCTGGCCAAGGCGGAAGACGGCATCAATCCGCGCCTGGTGTTTCATCGCCTGAACGAGCGGCTGCCGGAAAACGCCGTGGTCACCGCGGACGCCGGTACCACCGCGGACTGGTACGGTCACCATATCAAGCTCGGCCGTCACATGATGGGCAACCTGTCCGGGCGCATGGCCTCGATGCTGGCGGCGATGCCTTACGCCATGGCGGCGAAGTTCGCCTTTCCGGAACGCCCGGTGATCTGCACCATCGGCGACGGCGCCTTCCAGATGCTCGGCATGAACGGCCTGATTACCTTGAAGCGTCACTGGCGGGAATGGAGCAATCCGACCTTTATCGTGCTGATCCTGCACAACGAAGACCTGAGCCAGGTGTCCTGGGAAATGCGCGAGGCCGGCGATCCGCGTTACGACACCAGCCAGAAGGTCGAGACCATGAACTACGCCACCTACGCGGAAACCCTCGGCTTCAAGGGTATTC
This window encodes:
- a CDS encoding thiamine pyrophosphate-requiring protein, which codes for MYTVSDFVIDRMIEWDLHHFYGYPGDGIGGFDGALERAERDDKAFRYLRATHEEMVGLMACAHAKFTGEVGVGIVTSGPGAIHLMNGLYDAYGDNQPMVAIVGQQGRMSLGSESQQEINLERMYADVAEFVQTVTTPMHAQMVVDKAIRVAKAYRKPTVVIIPADVQNLKMEIPDRQHWVSRSGVGHPSQRLTPPEDELRRAAEVLNSGKKVAMLVGQGALGATDEVLAVAEKLGAGIITALLGKAVVPGNVPYHTQQLGLLGSKPSYDMMEECDTLLMIGSNHPYPEFLPKTGQARGVQIDLSPKHLSLRYPMEVNLWGDARTTLAALLPHLVQHEDRRWQQKIIEGMKTWDEITERQALAKAEDGINPRLVFHRLNERLPENAVVTADAGTTADWYGHHIKLGRHMMGNLSGRMASMLAAMPYAMAAKFAFPERPVICTIGDGAFQMLGMNGLITLKRHWREWSNPTFIVLILHNEDLSQVSWEMREAGDPRYDTSQKVETMNYATYAETLGFKGIRMESPEDVERVWDEAFAADRPVVIDALTDPNVPPLPAHITLDQAKSVMKALTKRDPAEADVIKDGARAVAAELFAKANHSFFGKK